The following are from one region of the Aequoribacter fuscus genome:
- a CDS encoding BCCT family transporter — protein sequence MSTDTPPQSVDKWTFTATILCILGVAAPLLLAPQASARIVEQIYDYLTTNLGLLYLWYGIAALIFLLYLGLGRFGSVRLGAPDSRPEYGTLSWVAMIFCSGVGAGMLYWAVIEWGYYLDAPPFGMTPRSTEATEWAATYGLFHWGISAWAFYCLPAIAIAYPYYRRNVPYLRLSTACLKYLPRGVESKRGRFIDFLYMLNLIGGSGTSLGLSTPMMAASFAELSGLSHTFWLEVFCVVFCIAIFGTSAWLGLDKGFKRLADLNTWLAFTLLFFVLAVGPSLFILKVGTNSIGLVLQNFLHMLTWTDPIENTGFVENWTIFYWAWWVAYGPFVGIFVTRISHGRTIKQVVFGMLCFGSLGAWLFFIIFGNYALHLELSNLVPLSELIAAGQEARAITEVFLSLPMGTLALCVFLIVAVIFLATTYDSASYTLASVSTKHLTVGHHPARYLRVFWAVALGIIPISLMFVEGSLKVILSATIIVSLPLLAVGYMMASSLLQQLREDYPTLQ from the coding sequence ATGAGCACAGATACCCCTCCACAGTCGGTTGATAAATGGACTTTTACTGCAACTATTCTGTGCATTTTAGGCGTTGCAGCACCTTTATTATTGGCCCCTCAGGCTTCTGCTAGAATTGTCGAGCAAATTTACGATTACCTGACCACGAATCTTGGCCTGCTGTACTTGTGGTATGGCATTGCAGCCCTTATTTTTCTGTTGTATCTAGGCTTGGGCAGGTTTGGTTCGGTGCGTTTGGGTGCGCCCGACTCCCGCCCCGAATACGGTACGCTAAGCTGGGTGGCCATGATTTTTTGCAGCGGTGTCGGCGCTGGCATGTTGTATTGGGCAGTCATAGAGTGGGGTTACTATTTAGACGCACCGCCCTTTGGTATGACACCGCGTTCCACCGAAGCCACAGAATGGGCCGCAACATATGGCCTATTCCACTGGGGCATTAGTGCTTGGGCGTTTTATTGCTTACCTGCCATCGCCATCGCCTACCCCTACTATCGTCGCAACGTACCCTATTTGCGCTTAAGCACCGCGTGTTTAAAGTACTTACCTCGTGGCGTCGAGAGTAAGCGCGGCCGATTCATCGATTTTTTGTATATGCTTAATTTAATTGGTGGCTCTGGCACTTCTCTAGGTTTAAGCACGCCCATGATGGCAGCGAGTTTTGCAGAGCTAAGCGGGCTATCTCACACCTTCTGGCTAGAAGTATTCTGTGTGGTATTTTGTATCGCCATATTCGGCACCAGCGCGTGGCTTGGGTTGGACAAAGGCTTTAAACGACTAGCAGACCTAAATACCTGGCTGGCATTCACGCTGTTGTTTTTTGTACTTGCTGTTGGTCCGAGTTTATTCATTCTAAAAGTAGGTACCAACAGCATTGGTTTGGTTCTACAAAACTTTTTACACATGCTAACTTGGACAGACCCGATCGAAAACACTGGATTTGTCGAGAACTGGACCATTTTTTATTGGGCTTGGTGGGTAGCTTATGGCCCCTTCGTCGGCATTTTTGTCACGCGAATCAGCCACGGCAGAACCATAAAACAAGTGGTATTTGGCATGTTATGCTTTGGTAGCTTGGGTGCTTGGTTATTTTTTATTATTTTTGGTAACTATGCACTGCACTTAGAGCTTTCAAATCTTGTTCCCCTGTCAGAACTGATCGCCGCAGGGCAAGAAGCGCGCGCGATTACAGAGGTATTCTTATCCTTACCGATGGGTACTCTGGCTCTGTGTGTCTTTTTGATCGTTGCAGTCATCTTCTTGGCAACGACCTACGACTCTGCGTCGTACACCTTGGCCTCGGTCTCGACCAAACACCTAACGGTGGGTCACCACCCGGCCCGCTACTTGCGGGTATTCTGGGCCGTCGCTTTGGGCATTATTCCAATTTCATTGATGTTCGTGGAAGGCTCATTGAAGGTGATTTTATCGGCTACGATCATCGTATCGCTGCCACTCTTAGCGGTTGGATACATGATGGCCAGTTCTCTTTTGCAGCAGTTGCGCGAAGATTACCCAACTCTACAATAA
- a CDS encoding carboxylesterase/lipase family protein, with protein sequence MAISSQFKHLTRRLWSILRAHARILLIVGISTAAATQAQAQAQAQATTLIADKTYQGFERDGIATFLGLPYARAGRWQSPSLIPKSVAEQSASATQYGPACSQTPHIINWYRGVINDFGGNPDSFPAPAFSEDCLSLNIWAPANPKTKAPVVVYIHGGSNKGGWSYEPNYVGHTLAKKGIIVVSINYRLGVLGFFAHPHIPDPNFALLDQITALQWVHKYLGQIGADTNNVTIMGESAGANNINFLITSPSARGLFAKAIHQSAGWAINGRVELAASKTLASKLTEAVTGRADDLQSLRAHPVSDLLQAASPIYQDHYFDPIPGTPSLPTPALDVFEAGTFNKVDLLIGSNADEWLMYLSDDQTLSATIAELVPKQNRDAVASLLAKKTEQDALDSLITAHNYVCPSFNIARYVRHTGARAWMYYFTRVRDGELANKMGAYHGAELPYVFGTHDEWLPTSQVDLELSEQMMSYWANFIRTGNPNSPGLPDWPAFDMNHSTAILNLPYRAGVHPEARLCALLSEQ encoded by the coding sequence ATGGCGATCAGTAGCCAATTTAAACACCTTACTAGAAGATTGTGGTCCATTTTGCGGGCACACGCCCGCATCCTTTTAATTGTCGGCATTAGCACCGCAGCCGCAACACAGGCACAGGCACAGGCACAGGCACAGGCAACGACATTAATCGCAGATAAGACCTATCAGGGGTTTGAGCGCGATGGCATCGCCACGTTTCTAGGCCTACCCTATGCACGAGCCGGCCGTTGGCAATCGCCGTCATTAATCCCAAAATCAGTTGCTGAACAGAGCGCTTCAGCCACACAGTATGGTCCGGCCTGCAGTCAAACTCCACACATCATCAATTGGTATCGTGGTGTGATCAACGATTTTGGCGGCAATCCAGATTCCTTCCCTGCCCCTGCTTTTTCAGAAGATTGCCTGAGCTTAAATATTTGGGCCCCAGCGAACCCGAAAACCAAAGCCCCAGTTGTGGTCTACATACATGGGGGCAGCAACAAAGGCGGCTGGTCTTATGAGCCAAACTATGTAGGGCATACCTTAGCCAAAAAAGGGATCATTGTCGTCAGCATCAACTATCGCCTTGGGGTTTTAGGCTTCTTTGCGCATCCACACATTCCAGACCCGAACTTTGCGCTTCTGGATCAAATTACGGCGCTACAGTGGGTTCACAAATACCTCGGTCAGATTGGCGCCGACACCAACAATGTCACCATTATGGGCGAATCCGCGGGTGCGAATAACATTAATTTTTTGATTACTTCACCTTCGGCACGTGGTTTATTTGCCAAGGCGATACACCAAAGCGCGGGCTGGGCCATTAATGGCAGAGTCGAACTAGCAGCGTCTAAAACGCTAGCATCCAAACTGACCGAAGCTGTCACGGGTAGGGCCGACGATCTGCAGTCTCTTCGAGCACACCCAGTCTCTGATTTATTGCAGGCCGCGTCCCCCATTTACCAAGATCACTACTTTGACCCGATCCCCGGCACACCGAGTTTGCCAACGCCGGCGCTTGACGTTTTTGAGGCAGGTACCTTTAACAAGGTCGATTTACTGATTGGCTCGAACGCTGATGAGTGGTTAATGTATTTGTCTGACGACCAGACCTTAAGTGCTACCATCGCCGAATTGGTTCCAAAACAAAATCGCGATGCGGTTGCAAGCCTACTCGCAAAGAAAACCGAACAGGATGCCTTGGACAGCTTAATTACCGCACACAACTATGTGTGCCCCTCGTTCAACATCGCACGCTATGTCAGACACACGGGGGCGAGGGCTTGGATGTATTATTTTACCCGCGTTCGCGACGGCGAATTAGCGAATAAAATGGGCGCCTACCATGGCGCCGAGCTGCCCTACGTTTTCGGAACACATGACGAGTGGCTACCAACATCACAGGTAGATCTTGAACTGAGCGAGCAGATGATGTCCTATTGGGCCAATTTTATTCGCACAGGGAACCCCAACAGCCCAGGACTGCCAGATTGGCCGGCGTTTGATATGAACCATAGCACGGCAATACTGAACCTACCCTATCGAGCAGGTGTGCACCCCGAAGCAAGATTGTGTGCTCTGTTAAGCGAACAATAA
- a CDS encoding NADPH:quinone reductase produces MKAVWFETFGNANDVLIYGDQPTPTPAPGEVLVKLAYAGVNPSDVKKRAGAFPNLLDAGLVIPNSDGAGKIVAAGEGVAESRVGETVFVYQGQYGRQLGTTAEYIAINSMRAPKLPDHIDPAIGACIGIPIMTAHRCVFADGDVKDLTLLITGGAGRVGYYAIQWAKNAGAKVIATASNDTDRDLCLTLGADAVVNHRDTDWGTQVLEQTYGQKVDRVVDVEFGANLSEVLKCIRIGGTIATYSSTQVAAPQLPFRDMMFMDLTVRMVIVYAMPETAKTQAVADTFNALDKGWMRHRIAHRVPMNQPALAHELIEQGGFGGCVVIKIDESNGDQ; encoded by the coding sequence ATGAAAGCGGTTTGGTTTGAAACATTTGGCAACGCTAATGATGTACTGATTTACGGCGACCAACCCACCCCAACACCAGCACCAGGTGAGGTTTTAGTGAAACTTGCTTACGCAGGCGTAAACCCCTCGGACGTCAAAAAACGTGCTGGCGCCTTTCCAAACCTGCTAGACGCGGGTTTGGTGATACCGAATAGCGATGGCGCGGGCAAGATCGTTGCCGCGGGTGAAGGTGTCGCGGAATCTCGCGTGGGTGAAACGGTGTTCGTCTACCAAGGTCAGTACGGGCGCCAACTTGGCACCACCGCCGAATATATCGCAATAAACTCTATGCGAGCCCCCAAATTACCGGATCACATCGACCCAGCCATTGGAGCGTGCATAGGTATCCCGATTATGACAGCGCATCGCTGTGTGTTTGCTGATGGCGACGTTAAGGATCTCACCCTTTTGATTACCGGGGGCGCGGGTCGCGTGGGCTACTACGCTATTCAATGGGCCAAGAACGCTGGCGCAAAGGTAATTGCGACCGCCAGTAATGACACCGACAGAGACCTGTGCCTGACACTTGGAGCTGACGCAGTTGTGAATCATCGCGATACAGACTGGGGCACCCAAGTACTAGAGCAAACCTATGGCCAAAAGGTCGACCGTGTGGTGGATGTCGAGTTTGGCGCCAACCTCTCGGAAGTGCTTAAATGCATACGCATTGGTGGCACCATTGCCACTTATTCGTCCACTCAAGTTGCGGCTCCTCAGCTGCCCTTCCGAGACATGATGTTCATGGACTTAACAGTTCGTATGGTCATCGTATACGCTATGCCCGAGACTGCAAAAACTCAGGCGGTCGCCGACACGTTTAATGCCTTAGATAAAGGCTGGATGCGGCACCGGATAGCACACCGTGTCCCCATGAACCAGCCAGCGCTCGCCCATGAGTTAATCGAACAAGGTGGCTTTGGCGGCTGCGTTGTTATCAAAATCGACGAAAGCAATGGCGATCAGTAG
- a CDS encoding SDR family oxidoreductase, with translation MSDSLVALVTAGASGIGKAIVEKLLENNYRVHVADINVSALTQLQTEYPTLSGTVADLGKSSDAERVFTDCITSHGRIDVLVNNVGIAGNTARVEDADPDNWDTTIAVSLSSCFYMTRLCSPQIQQNKGCIINMASNAALFGFPMRSAYTAAKWALIGLTKTWAMEMGPMGVRVNAICPGSVSGPRIDGVIERDAQERGMTPQAIREVYQRQSSMRIFVDAEDIANTVLFLCSEGARYISGQALAVDGHTEGLSNWLEP, from the coding sequence TTGAGTGACTCTCTCGTAGCTTTGGTCACAGCAGGTGCTTCGGGTATCGGCAAAGCCATTGTCGAAAAACTTCTTGAAAACAACTATCGCGTGCATGTTGCCGACATCAATGTCTCTGCGCTAACGCAACTGCAGACCGAATACCCAACGCTTTCGGGCACCGTCGCGGACCTAGGAAAGTCCAGCGATGCGGAGCGCGTTTTCACAGACTGCATAACATCACACGGCCGTATCGACGTATTAGTCAATAATGTCGGGATAGCCGGCAATACCGCGCGCGTCGAAGACGCCGACCCAGATAACTGGGATACGACTATCGCTGTCAGCCTGAGTAGCTGCTTTTACATGACCCGCCTGTGCAGCCCACAAATACAGCAGAACAAGGGCTGCATAATAAACATGGCCTCAAACGCGGCATTATTTGGCTTTCCTATGCGCAGCGCTTATACCGCGGCCAAATGGGCGTTAATCGGCCTTACAAAAACGTGGGCGATGGAAATGGGCCCCATGGGAGTGCGCGTTAATGCAATCTGCCCAGGCAGTGTTAGCGGACCCAGAATTGATGGGGTTATTGAACGAGACGCGCAAGAACGAGGCATGACACCCCAGGCAATCCGCGAAGTCTACCAGCGCCAATCGTCAATGCGCATATTCGTGGATGCCGAGGACATTGCCAATACGGTTTTGTTTTTGTGTTCAGAGGGCGCTAGATACATCTCGGGACAAGCACTTGCAGTGGATGGTCATACAGAGGGTTTATCGAACTGGTTAGAGCCCTAG
- the gcvA gene encoding transcriptional regulator GcvA produces MKLRRQKRKLPPLNALRAFEAAARHGSFKLAAEELSVSQSAISHQVRSLEEYLGVHLFVRQIRAVELNRKGAMYYPVLRDALDRISDATELVVSDRLSTTLTVQVYSTFTIRWLLPRLAEFQRAHPNLQVRLHTSQDDVNFDQDDIDLAIMIGRASNSQLHYTHLFDSELFPVCSPQYLERHGRFHDPAEIRDHPILQVYPSAGDWHVWLESQGIDADVVPESGLQFESYDVALSSAAQGMGIGIGQQPYVAHDLAVGSLVELFPDKRVKNPNAWYLVGRHEKADMPKIQAFRDWLLGEVANDSSLNGLASR; encoded by the coding sequence ATGAAATTGCGCCGACAGAAAAGAAAGCTACCCCCATTAAACGCTTTGAGGGCATTCGAAGCGGCCGCTCGCCACGGTAGTTTCAAACTCGCCGCAGAGGAACTGTCGGTGTCGCAATCGGCTATTAGCCATCAAGTACGCTCCTTGGAAGAGTATTTGGGTGTTCATTTATTCGTCAGGCAAATTCGCGCGGTAGAGCTAAATCGCAAGGGCGCCATGTACTATCCCGTACTGCGAGATGCTTTGGATCGTATTTCGGATGCGACTGAACTTGTGGTCTCCGATCGCTTGTCGACAACGCTTACTGTTCAAGTGTATTCGACTTTTACGATACGGTGGTTGCTGCCACGATTAGCAGAATTTCAGCGCGCACATCCGAACCTGCAAGTTCGTTTACATACCTCGCAAGATGATGTGAATTTTGATCAAGACGACATTGATCTCGCCATTATGATCGGGCGCGCCTCGAATAGTCAGCTTCACTACACCCACTTATTCGATAGCGAGCTATTTCCAGTGTGTAGTCCCCAGTATCTTGAACGGCACGGAAGATTTCATGACCCTGCCGAAATTAGGGATCACCCCATCTTGCAAGTTTATCCGTCAGCAGGCGATTGGCACGTGTGGCTAGAGTCGCAGGGCATAGACGCCGACGTTGTGCCAGAGTCTGGATTGCAATTCGAGTCTTACGATGTGGCTCTGTCATCGGCAGCTCAAGGCATGGGCATTGGGATAGGGCAGCAGCCTTACGTGGCTCATGACCTTGCGGTAGGAAGTTTGGTTGAATTGTTCCCAGATAAGCGCGTTAAGAACCCCAACGCATGGTATTTGGTGGGCAGACACGAAAAGGCCGATATGCCAAAGATACAGGCATTTAGAGACTGGCTGTTAGGGGAAGTGGCTAACGACAGCTCGTTAAATGGTTTGGCATCGCGCTAG
- a CDS encoding tetratricopeptide repeat-containing sulfotransferase family protein, with the protein MEAAAHIAKHEFGAAEAILRPYLKEQPGDVNAIRMLGEIGLELGALRDAENLLAQCVKLAPDYPAGRYSYANVLYKRHRFSEAIEQLDKLLHIAPNNPAYLALKAANLAEISQHQQAIDIFSELLAHDPTNASVRLSLGHAQRAVGDQTAAIDTYRKVAESSPEYGEACWSLANLKTYRFSESALETMREQLKASGGDYRKTYHLLFALAKALEDAKRYQEAMAALAQGNKLKSKTVPWSTDQFEQDTQALIDFFQAERLQILASSELHAPDPIFIVGLPRAGSTLIEQILSSHSQVEGTAELANMIAIARSLANKTNRSSKSQYPEILEQLNEQQLAALGKRYLDETRLQRQTQKPYFIDKMPNNFSHIGLIHQIIPNAKVIDARRNPMDCCFSGYKQLFASGQGFTYSQRRIAHYYRQYERLMNHWDVVFPGFVYRVHYEAMIENPEHEIRALLTYCGLEFEEACLNFHETQRPVRTASSEQVRQPINRKGIGAWKPYEAWLKPMMTELGDSVGHYPYN; encoded by the coding sequence ATGGAGGCAGCTGCACATATCGCAAAACATGAATTTGGCGCGGCTGAAGCTATTCTCAGGCCCTATCTAAAAGAGCAACCTGGGGATGTGAACGCCATCCGGATGCTGGGTGAAATCGGCCTGGAACTCGGCGCCCTGCGCGACGCAGAAAATCTATTGGCTCAGTGCGTCAAACTTGCGCCAGATTACCCAGCGGGCCGCTACAGCTATGCGAACGTTCTGTACAAACGGCATCGTTTTTCCGAGGCTATCGAGCAGCTCGACAAACTGCTGCATATCGCTCCTAACAACCCAGCGTATTTAGCACTTAAAGCCGCTAATTTGGCCGAAATCTCACAGCATCAGCAGGCGATTGATATTTTTTCCGAGCTGTTAGCTCACGACCCCACTAATGCCAGCGTGCGGCTCAGCCTGGGCCACGCACAACGCGCCGTTGGCGACCAAACAGCAGCGATAGACACTTATCGCAAAGTTGCCGAATCTAGCCCCGAGTACGGCGAAGCCTGCTGGAGCTTAGCCAATCTAAAAACCTATCGCTTTAGTGAGTCGGCGCTTGAAACAATGCGGGAGCAGCTCAAAGCCAGCGGCGGCGATTACCGTAAGACGTACCACCTACTCTTCGCTCTTGCGAAAGCACTCGAAGACGCAAAACGGTATCAGGAAGCGATGGCAGCGCTCGCGCAGGGTAACAAACTCAAAAGTAAAACCGTGCCCTGGAGCACAGATCAGTTCGAGCAAGACACGCAAGCACTGATCGATTTTTTTCAGGCAGAGCGTCTTCAGATTCTTGCGAGTTCTGAGCTTCACGCCCCAGACCCTATCTTCATCGTAGGCTTGCCGCGCGCCGGCTCTACGCTCATTGAGCAAATTTTATCTTCGCACTCTCAAGTCGAGGGGACCGCTGAGTTGGCTAATATGATTGCCATTGCGCGGAGCTTAGCCAACAAGACCAACAGATCCTCAAAATCTCAGTATCCCGAAATACTAGAGCAGCTCAATGAACAGCAACTCGCTGCCCTGGGAAAGCGCTACCTCGATGAGACGCGCCTGCAACGTCAGACCCAAAAGCCCTATTTCATAGACAAAATGCCGAACAATTTCAGCCACATAGGACTGATACATCAAATTATTCCTAACGCAAAAGTTATCGACGCCAGACGGAACCCTATGGACTGCTGCTTTAGCGGCTACAAACAATTATTCGCTAGCGGTCAGGGCTTTACCTACAGCCAGCGACGCATCGCACACTACTACCGCCAATACGAGCGCTTGATGAACCATTGGGATGTGGTGTTTCCTGGTTTTGTTTACCGGGTGCACTACGAGGCGATGATCGAAAACCCCGAGCATGAAATTAGGGCCCTACTGACCTATTGCGGTTTGGAGTTTGAAGAGGCGTGCTTAAATTTTCATGAAACACAGCGCCCCGTGCGAACCGCCAGCTCTGAACAAGTTCGCCAACCCATCAACCGTAAAGGCATTGGCGCTTGGAAGCCTTACGAAGCCTGGTTAAAACCCATGATGACCGAGCTCGGTGATAGTGTTGGTCACTACCCCTACAACTAG
- a CDS encoding TonB-dependent receptor — MNKESPSLFNTKDSPKFKTTTLSQRVFQASLIGALGANMLAAPAALAQLQLEEVVVTAQKRSESLQDVPISMNAINSDQLDALNVTNFGDYVAQIPSVSFTQRRPGQAQLFMRGISDGGNSNQSLQGPAVAIYLDEQPVTAIGLNLDVHVYDVARIEVLMGPQGTLYGAASQAGNLRIITKKPDPSGFEAGFDVAAESISDGDTGYMVEGFVNIPLSDSAALRVVGWRDEDGGYIDSVADTITYPLSGITKSSAQYVEKDFNTSTKTGLRAALKVDLDESWTATVSAIHQQTETDGIWDHDPDALGSLEVSRFFDDRQDDEWTQMGLVVEGDLGFADLTYAGSYLDRDFEVYSDYSAYSISGYVEPYYTCYSSYFGPCVDPSIQFINETDIKFETHELRLTSAQDQRFRWILGAFYMKNETKYDSQWSVPPINPGAAVRDDLYFETDQVREDSETAVFGEFSYDLNDQLTATFGFRDFDSETTLSGFVGTVWWPDCCYAFSDTRPPDNVNSKFEGSDNTFKFNVSYKVDDNTLLYATASEGYRPGGANRTQQLGATYEADFVTAYELGLKSTLMDGRMRFNAAVYSMDWDDMQLGFFNPAISLLGLVDNVGTAESQGFELDTTFLATERLELNFSYAYNKAELTEDYDSRNDGTPDALSGQDLPFTPDSKWALTARYTFDWMGGDGYAMANTTFTDSMYNDIFLSNREEMDSYTVTNLSLGLEQNGWTAELFASNVFNEEAELYINTADIRRLVTVNRPRTIGLRFGMRFE; from the coding sequence ATGAATAAGGAATCCCCCTCTTTGTTCAACACAAAAGATAGTCCTAAATTTAAGACAACCACCCTAAGCCAGAGAGTCTTCCAGGCCAGCTTAATCGGAGCACTTGGTGCTAATATGCTCGCGGCACCGGCAGCCTTGGCTCAACTCCAACTCGAAGAGGTGGTCGTTACGGCACAGAAGCGAAGTGAAAGCTTGCAAGACGTGCCAATCAGCATGAACGCCATCAACAGCGACCAATTAGACGCCTTAAATGTGACTAACTTTGGTGACTATGTCGCTCAGATCCCCTCGGTCTCTTTTACTCAACGACGCCCCGGCCAAGCTCAACTATTCATGCGCGGCATCTCGGATGGCGGAAACTCGAATCAGTCTTTACAAGGCCCAGCGGTCGCAATTTACTTAGACGAACAGCCTGTCACGGCAATCGGGCTAAACCTTGATGTGCACGTCTATGATGTAGCGCGCATAGAGGTGCTAATGGGTCCTCAGGGCACTCTGTATGGCGCGGCTTCACAGGCGGGCAACTTGCGAATCATAACCAAGAAACCTGACCCTTCCGGCTTCGAAGCGGGCTTTGATGTTGCTGCTGAATCGATAAGCGATGGTGATACGGGTTACATGGTCGAGGGTTTCGTCAATATTCCTCTCAGTGATAGCGCAGCCTTGCGTGTCGTTGGCTGGCGCGACGAGGACGGTGGCTACATTGACTCAGTTGCAGATACCATTACCTACCCGCTTAGTGGCATTACGAAAAGTAGCGCGCAGTACGTTGAAAAAGACTTCAACACGTCAACTAAAACAGGATTACGAGCTGCGCTCAAAGTTGACTTAGACGAGAGCTGGACCGCAACGGTATCGGCTATTCATCAACAAACCGAAACCGATGGTATCTGGGACCATGACCCTGATGCACTTGGGTCGCTTGAGGTATCACGCTTTTTTGATGACCGCCAAGATGACGAATGGACCCAAATGGGATTGGTTGTCGAGGGTGACTTAGGATTTGCGGATTTAACCTACGCAGGCTCGTATCTAGACCGTGATTTTGAGGTTTACAGCGATTACTCTGCCTATTCGATCAGTGGTTACGTAGAACCTTACTACACCTGCTATAGCTCTTACTTTGGTCCATGCGTTGACCCAAGCATACAGTTCATCAACGAAACCGACATTAAGTTCGAAACGCACGAGTTACGTTTGACTTCGGCTCAAGACCAGCGCTTCCGCTGGATACTGGGCGCGTTTTACATGAAAAACGAAACCAAGTATGACTCTCAGTGGAGTGTTCCGCCCATCAATCCAGGGGCTGCGGTACGCGACGACCTGTACTTTGAGACAGACCAGGTTCGAGAAGACTCAGAAACCGCCGTATTCGGTGAATTCAGCTACGATTTAAACGACCAACTGACCGCGACCTTCGGATTTAGAGACTTCGACAGCGAAACCACCTTAAGCGGCTTCGTCGGCACCGTGTGGTGGCCGGATTGCTGTTACGCTTTTAGCGACACTCGTCCACCCGACAACGTAAATTCGAAATTCGAGGGCAGCGATAATACGTTCAAATTTAATGTCTCCTATAAGGTAGATGACAACACCTTACTCTACGCAACCGCTAGCGAGGGTTATCGTCCAGGTGGGGCTAACCGCACCCAACAGCTCGGCGCCACTTATGAGGCCGACTTCGTTACAGCCTATGAACTTGGTTTAAAAAGCACCCTTATGGATGGCCGCATGCGCTTCAATGCCGCTGTCTACAGCATGGACTGGGATGATATGCAGCTCGGATTCTTCAATCCGGCGATTTCCTTACTTGGCTTGGTAGACAACGTTGGCACAGCCGAGAGCCAAGGCTTTGAACTAGACACCACGTTCTTGGCGACCGAGCGACTAGAGCTTAATTTCTCGTACGCGTATAACAAGGCCGAGCTCACCGAAGACTATGACAGCCGCAACGATGGTACCCCCGATGCACTAAGTGGTCAGGATCTGCCCTTTACCCCCGACAGCAAATGGGCCTTAACCGCCCGTTATACCTTTGACTGGATGGGCGGCGATGGTTATGCCATGGCGAATACAACGTTTACCGACAGCATGTACAACGACATTTTCCTGAGCAATCGTGAAGAAATGGATTCGTATACCGTGACCAATCTGTCACTGGGGCTAGAGCAAAATGGTTGGACAGCGGAACTCTTCGCCAGTAATGTCTTCAACGAGGAAGCCGAGCTGTATATTAACACCGCTGATATCCGTCGATTAGTGACAGTCAATCGTCCTAGGACCATAGGCCTGCGGTTTGGTATGCGATTCGAGTAA
- a CDS encoding GFA family protein encodes MKLQGACHCGECSWVLNGEPQAALRCNCTVCRRYGALWVYGYDEQNVSIQGATLAYQPADSLAFHACSNCRGLMYWRALAPNDEGFYRVGLNLRMADPGVVADLPLDQFDGLDTWQRTVCPECVVADVF; translated from the coding sequence ATGAAATTACAGGGCGCTTGCCACTGCGGGGAATGTTCCTGGGTATTGAATGGTGAACCGCAAGCTGCTCTGCGGTGCAACTGCACCGTGTGTCGCCGGTATGGCGCGTTGTGGGTGTACGGGTACGACGAGCAGAATGTTTCAATTCAGGGTGCAACACTGGCTTATCAACCCGCCGATTCGTTGGCGTTCCACGCTTGTTCGAATTGTCGTGGCCTTATGTACTGGCGTGCCTTAGCGCCAAACGACGAGGGGTTTTACCGAGTTGGACTCAACTTACGGATGGCCGACCCAGGTGTCGTCGCTGATCTTCCTTTGGACCAGTTCGACGGCCTCGATACATGGCAGCGAACGGTCTGCCCTGAGTGTGTGGTAGCAGACGTTTTTTAG